One genomic segment of Styela clava chromosome 3, kaStyClav1.hap1.2, whole genome shotgun sequence includes these proteins:
- the LOC120342979 gene encoding uncharacterized protein LOC120342979 codes for MTSTQNLYGTEARFNGNEVSMENSMGSMPPESILSTTPTQITWQARSNKKKWRIVAAIFAILFLVLLFVIIGVLVNLAFTKNNPADTTVQNTNTPNTQGQVGTSSTTSTTTSTLTPNIVTTTTMQPTPTHTPDYTSNDAKSCKELRERGVTTSGIYMIKPEKYYAAIEALCDMETDGGGWTLVASIHESDIRRKCYSDDVWSGYVPRSQILYTGRTNWDNEMIFGNVHTCSENDYKNSVYYTANASDVMVWHAQSGLPNTIVRDRATLRYRTTNKFMQNYGGNLKKLFKTYYPLNVKTDRENRTTKVLNALVEKAADIRSQIPDWYDYTYNSGRTNTISGGMFNYGPYLTFGSNRQSYGYLYYEEEYELSWSKTGINSRKSLPFLAVSVISNEEKLSEYFRIYSYYRQISAENNYTYYSNTTTMGKFKLQYYVAQEHNRAYPSPCEFYFVVSNKEDWKSDEPSSFRRTYLSNYWRYRNLEMRIEGNPSHVVFGYMLLARKANLNITSDETIAQAQKVAKVVLEAFSTQKDLFNEDAEESLQVSITFDQGSKQDILNMIPPVYTDYITPGYLQFRANNLAGYPNALCPGISVQSISPEYLCIGGISSDVSDHGTCGDFAGWGGREDDSILTHQPSGSAHSHRDLFSSLLLFYR; via the exons ATGACTTCAACGCAAAATTTATATGGAACGGAAGCCCGCTTCAATGGGAATGAAG TGTCGATGGAAAATTCCATGGGGTCTATGCCACCAGAAAGCATTCTCTCAACTACGCCAACACAGATCACTTGGCAAGCAAGAAGCAATAAGAAAAAGTGGCGAATCGTGGCTGCtatttttgcaatacttttCCTTGTTTTGCTATTCGTTATAATCGGAGTTCTTGTAAACTTGGCGTTCACCAAAAATAATCCG GCTGACACCACGGTTCAGAATACCAACACCCCCAATACCCAAGGCCAGGTCGGGACATCTAGCACTACTTCGACCACCACTTCAACTTTGACCCCGAACATTGTTACCACAACAACGATGCAACCGACACCTACGCACACGCCAGACTACACTAGCAATGACGCAAAATCGTGCAAGGAGTTGAGGGAGCGTGGAGTGACTACCAGCGGAATATACATGATAAAGCCAGAGAAGTATTACGCTGCTATTGAG GCCTTGTGCGATATGGAAACTGACGGAGGAGGATGGACACTAGTTGCCAGTATTCATGAATCAGATATCCGACGAAAATGTTATTCTGATGATGTCTGGTCCGGATACGTACCGAGATCTCAAATTCTATACACAG GCCGAACAAACTGGGACAATGAAATGATCTTCGGAAATGTTCATACATGCTCTGAGAACGATTATAAAAACTCGGTTTACTACACAGCTAAT GCCTCCGACGTCATGGTCTGGCACGCCCAATCAGGACTGCCTAATACGATAGTGAGAGATAGAGCAACACTACGCTACAGGACCACAAACAAATTTATGCAGAATTACGGGGGAAACCTAAAGAAGCTGTTTAAAACCTATTACCCCTTAAATGTTAAAACTGATCGAG AAAACAGAACAACAAAAGTTCTCAATGCATTGGTAGAAAAAGCAGCCGACATCCGATCCCAGATTCCTGATTGGTATGACTACACATACAACAGCGGAAGAACAAATACTATAAGCGGTGGCATGTTTAATTATGGACCCTAT TTGACTTTCGGGAGCAATCGCCAAAGTTATGGATATTTGTATTACGAGGAAGAATATGA ACTCTCTTGGTCTAAAACTGGAATAAACAGCAGAAAATCACTTCCATTTCTGGCAGTTAGTGTGATttcaaatgaagaaaaattgaGCGAGTATTTCCGTATATAT TCATATTATCGACAAATAAGCGCAGAGAACAACTACACTTACTACTCCAACACAACCACTATGGGAAAATTCAAGCTGCAATACTACGTTGCTCAAGAACACAATAGGGCTTACCCGAGTCCATGTGAATTCTACTTTGTCGTTTCAAACAAGGAG GATTGGAAATCAGATGAGCCCAGTTCTTTTAGGCGAACTTATCTGAGTAATTACTGGAGATACAGAAACTTGGAAATGAGAATTGAAGGAAACCCTTCGCATGTCGTATTTGGCTACATGCTTCTGGCAAG AAAAGCAAATTTGAATATCACATCTGATGAGACCATAGCTCAAGCTCAGAAAGTTGCTAAAGTTGTTTTGGAAGCATTTTCAACACAAAAAGATTTGTTTAATG AGGACGCCGAAGAAAGTCTTCAGGTCTCAATTACATTCGACCAAGGCAGCAAGCAAGATATTTTGAACATGATTCCACCTGTCTATACAGACTACATTACACCAGGATACCTGCAGTTCAGGGCCAACAATTTAGCTGGGTATCCTAATGCTCTATGTCCCGGAATCTC TGTTCAGTCTATCTCACCAGAATACCTTTGCATCGGTGGAATATCAAGCGATGTGTCTGATCATGGAACGTGTGGAGACTTCGCAG GCTGGGGTGGGCGAGAGGATGATTCTATATTAACTCATCAACCATCTGGATCCGCTCATTCACACAGGGATTTGTTCTCGTCTTTACTCCTGTTTTATCGTTGA